The following coding sequences are from one Saprospiraceae bacterium window:
- a CDS encoding hydroxymethylglutaryl-CoA reductase translates to MKTKTISGFSKLSKRGKIKWIVENFFKDPENVMHELMSYWHKNEDQQKILDAFSENTISNYHLPYSVAPNFLINGRMYCVPMVTEESSVVAAASAGAKFWMERGGIHAQVISTVKLGQIHFNWSGNAVLLNELLPVLKKQMLEEAGELLKNMTARGGGVGKMEIKQFENIPNYFQLLIAFETCDSMGANFINSCLESFSATLEKYITQASAFKDEERDIEIIMSILSNYTPDCLVKAWVECPISSLGDFGGTLSANDFADKFFQAVEIAKYDTYRAVTHNKGIFNGIDAVVLATANDFRAVEACGHAYASRNGSYSSLSHCELKNGNFYFSLEIPLALGTVGGLTSLHPMAKRSLELLQNPSSTELMMIAAATGLAQNFAALRSLVTTGIQYGHMKMHLKNILMQLKATDPEIQKAQEYFRLHKVSYNAVRRFLDEMRGKLS, encoded by the coding sequence TTCAAAGATCCTGAAAATGTCATGCACGAGCTGATGAGTTACTGGCATAAAAATGAAGACCAGCAAAAAATCCTCGATGCGTTCAGCGAAAATACCATTAGCAATTATCACTTACCCTATAGCGTAGCTCCCAATTTTTTAATCAATGGCCGGATGTATTGTGTGCCCATGGTGACTGAAGAAAGTTCGGTAGTCGCTGCAGCATCTGCAGGTGCCAAATTCTGGATGGAAAGAGGCGGGATACATGCTCAGGTGATCAGCACCGTAAAACTTGGACAGATCCATTTTAACTGGAGCGGAAACGCAGTTTTACTAAATGAACTGTTACCCGTTTTAAAAAAGCAAATGTTGGAAGAAGCCGGTGAGCTTTTAAAAAACATGACGGCAAGGGGGGGAGGTGTTGGTAAAATGGAAATCAAACAATTCGAAAACATTCCTAATTATTTTCAGTTGTTGATCGCTTTTGAAACCTGTGATTCCATGGGTGCCAATTTCATCAATTCCTGTCTTGAAAGTTTTAGCGCGACGCTTGAAAAATACATCACTCAGGCATCTGCATTTAAGGATGAGGAACGCGACATCGAGATCATCATGTCGATACTTTCCAATTATACACCCGATTGTTTAGTAAAAGCCTGGGTAGAATGCCCCATTTCATCTTTAGGCGATTTTGGTGGTACTTTATCTGCGAATGACTTTGCTGATAAATTCTTTCAGGCCGTAGAGATTGCAAAATACGATACCTACCGAGCAGTGACTCACAATAAAGGAATTTTTAATGGTATCGATGCCGTAGTATTGGCAACGGCTAATGATTTCAGAGCAGTGGAAGCCTGTGGTCATGCATATGCTTCCAGAAACGGGAGCTACTCAAGTTTGAGTCATTGCGAATTGAAAAATGGAAATTTTTATTTCTCTCTGGAAATTCCATTAGCACTGGGTACCGTTGGCGGACTGACTTCCTTACACCCCATGGCCAAAAGATCTTTGGAACTTTTGCAAAACCCCAGCTCCACTGAATTGATGATGATCGCTGCAGCTACCGGCCTGGCCCAGAATTTTGCTGCCTTACGGTCGTTAGTTACAACGGGCATTCAATATGGTCATATGAAAATGCATCTGAAGAATATTTTGATGCAGCTAAAAGCAACAGACCCTGAGATCCAAAAAGCGCAGGAATATTTTCGATTGCATAAAGTGAGTTACAATGCGGTGCGGCGGTTTTTGGATGAGATGCGGGGAAAGTTATCATGA